AAGACTGGAAGAAGAGCAACGTCAAAGGCAACCCTGAGGTGGACGACAACACCTTTGTCCGCCGCATCTATCTGGACATCACGGGCCGCATCCCCACCACCCGCGAGGCGGAGACCTTCCTGAGTTCCCAGGCCCCGGACAAGCGCGCCAAGCTCATCGATCATCTTCTCGCCACCGAAGGCTACGTGCAGCACTCCTACAACTACTGGGCCGATGTGCTGCGCACGCAGACCAATGGCAACCAGACTGGTGCCATCACCGGCGCGGCCTATTCTAACTTCATCAAGGAGAGCCTGCGCAAGAACAAGCCCTATGACCAGTTCGTTCGCGACATGGTCGCCGCCCAGGGCGAGGCCTGGGACAATGGGGCCATCGGCTATTACATGCGCGATCGCGGCATGCCGCTGGACAACATGGCCAACACGGCCCGTGTCTTCCTGGGCACCCGTGTGGAGTGCGCCCAGTGCCATAACCATCCGTTCGACAAATGGACGCAGATGCAGTTCTTCCAGATGGCCGCCTTCACCTATCCGGTGCAGACCAATGACTATTACGGCGGCAGTTCTGAAGGCGCACGCCAGATGCTGCGCGACCGGGAAAAGGCCGCCCGCGACAAGTTCGTGATGCCGGTCATGAACAAGAAGATGACCGCCGAAGAGCGGGCACGGGCCAAGCGTGATGCCGAGCAGATCGGCAAACAGGCCCGTCTGGCCGGCGAGGCCGTGCGCAAGGAGAACCGCTATGTGGAAGAGGCGCTCACCGATGTGCGCAACCTCATGCGCTACACCTCGGTGAACTACCAAGACACCCGCAAGCTGACCCTCCCGCACGACTATCAATACAGCGATGCCAAGCCGCGCTCCCGTGTGGAGCCCGCCACCATGTTTGGCCATGCCGCTGAGGTGAAACCCGGCGAGACCCAGCTCCAGGCTTACGCCCGCTGGATGGCCTCCAAGGACAATGACCGCTTTAACAAGGTCATCGCCAACCGCCTGTGGAAGCGCGTGTTTGGCCTGGCCCTCATCGAGCCTTTGGATGAGATCATGGACTCCACGGTGCCGATGAACCCAGAACTCCAGGCCCACCTGGAAAAGCTGATCGTGTCCCTGAACTATGACATGAAGGCCTACCTGCGGGTGCTTTACAACACCAGCGCTTATCAGCGCCAGGTCACCCGCGAGGAGATCGCCCCTGGTATCGTCTATCACTTCACCGGCCCCATCCTGCGCCGCATGACGGCAGAGCAGATGTGGGATTCGTTCGTGACGCTGATCAACCCCAACCCTGACATGCCGAACGAGCCCCTGCGCGAGGCTTTCAACAACCGTATCTTGGGAGCCAAGAAGATCAGCGATTCCATGGAAGCCCTGACACCTGAACAAGTGCTGGCAGGGGCAGAGAAGTCCGGCAAGAAGTACAAGGAGCAGGCCGAGACCGTCCGCGACCTGCAGACGAAGATCTCTGAAGCCCGGGCCAAGGAAGACAAAGAAACGGTCACCAAGCTCCGTGACCAGCTTTCCAAGCTCCAGCGCGAGACCCGCACCTCGGTGAACCAGAACCTCATCCTGCCCGGCATGAAGAAGCTGGCCTCCGACCTCGGCGTGGTGCCTGCGGTGCTCCAGCCCGGTGGCAAAGACGGCGCCCAGGTGGTGGCTGCCAGCGGCGGCATGGACATGATGATGATGGCCTCCATGGCCGATGGCGATGTGAAGGACAAGATCTTCCTCCCTGGCTATGACACCCCTCGCAAATCCCGCGAAGAGGAAAAGGCCGCCCAGGCCGCCCGCGAGGAAGTCTGGAAAGAGGAGGCCAACTTCTACGGCCTACCCGAGAAACAGCAGCGCGACTACTTCCGCGCCCGTGCGGAGCAGATCCGCAACTGGGTCCGTTCCGCCGAGCTGGAAAGCCCCGCCCCGCGTGGCCACTACCTGCGTGAGTTTGGCCAGAGCGACCGCGAGTCCATCGAGAACGCCAACCACGAGGCCAGCGTGCCCCAGGCCCTGGCCATGATGAACGGCCAGCTCATGCCGCAGATCCTGCACCGCCACAGCCAGCTCATGCTCACCGTGGCCAAGGCCCAGTATCCGGATGACAAGGTGGAGGCCATCTATAAGACGGTGCTCTCCCGCAAGCCGACCGTGAAGGAAAAGGAAGTGTGGATGAAGGCCCAGGAACAGGGGCTGACCACCATCGAAGACCTCGTCTTCTCCCTCCTGAACACCCAGCAGTTCATTTTCATTCAGTAATCCAGCCTCTTCAGCCACCCTTTAGCCGCCTACCCGTATGCGCCAAGAACTCACCCAAAAACTCCTCCGCTCCGGTGAAATCAGCCGCCGCGACTTCGCTGCCAAGACCGCCTCCTCCCTCCTCGGGGTGGGCCTCCTGGGCAGCTACATGAACGGCAAGTCCTACGGAGCTTTTGAAAACTCCTCGAAGCTGAAGCAGGTGGCCACGGCGAAAAACGTGATCTACCTCTACATGTCCGGCGGCCAGAGCCACATGGACACCTGGGATCCGAAGGAAGGCGTGGAAACCGCCGGGCCGACGAAGCCGATCAAGACCAGTGCCGACGGGGTGCGCATCTCCGAATACCTGCCGCTGAGCGCCCAGCAGATGCACCACGCTTGCGTCATCAACAGCCTCACCTCCACCCAGGGCGCGCATGAGCAGGGGAACTACATGATGCACACCAGCTATGACCTGCGTGGCACCATCCGCCACCCGGCCATGGGCGCGTGGCTGAACGTCTTCCAGGGCGGCGGCAACAGCACCCTGCCTAACTTCGTTTTCATCGGCAACGACAGCCGCCACCCCGGCTCCGGCTTTTTCCCTGCCCAGTTCAGCCCGCTTTACGTCAACAATCCTGAGAACGGCCTCAAGAACGTCAAGCTGCAGCCCGGCCTCACCGAGGACCGCTTTGTGAAGCGCATGAACCTGGCCGATGAACTGGACCAGGACTTCCGCAGCACCTTCCAGCACCGCAATGTGAAGGCGTATAGCGACATGTATGACAATGCCATGTCCATGATGAAGTCCGAAGACCTGAAAGCCTTCGACCTCACCGAGGAGCCTGAGGACCTGCGCAAGGCCTATGGCAAAGAAGCCTTTGGCCAGGGCTGCCTGCTGGCCCGCCGTCTGGTGGAGCGCGGCGTGCGCTTCGTGGAGGTGAGCCTGGGCGGCTGGGACACCCATGCGGCCAACTTCGTGCGCGTGCCTGAACTCTGCGACACCCTGGACAAGGGCCTCGCCACCCTGCTGCAGGATCTCAATGCCCGGGGCCTGCTGAAGGACACCCTGGTGGTCCTGACCTCCGAATTCGGCCGCACGCCGGACATCAACCAGAACGTCGGCCGCGACCACTATCCGAAAGCCTTCTCTGCCGTGCTGGCAGGGGGCGGCATCGCCGGGGGCATGACCTATGGCAAAACCGACAAGGAAGGCCGCGAAGTGGCCGAGAACAAGGTGCAGATCGCCGATTTCAACGCCACCATCGCCTATGCGCTGGGCCTGCCGCTGGATCAGGTGATTTACAGCCCCAGCAAGCGCCCCTTCACGATTGCTGACAAAGGACAGCCCATCACCAGCGTCTTTGCCTAAAAGTCTTTTTTCAGGATGCCCTGTGTTAGAAGCCAATCCCAAAAGGATTGGCTTTTTTCTTGCTTTAACGCCTTCTCCACAGCCGCTGTGAAGAAACTGTTGTCAACCGAGCTTTTTCGGCTTTTTCCCGCTACCGCTTTTGGCCGCAAAAGTTACCAAAAAATAATGTTGGTTAGACTGAAATGTTGGCACGGTTCTCGATATTGCATTTTGCCTGAAATGAAACTTTGGGTTTACAGCCTGCATTTCGAAGCGGGGGCGAAGAGGCCATTTTGCCTCCGGGGAGATACTACACAGGGGTTAATAGGTCTTTGGGGAATGGTGTGTAAGTCGTTGATGATGAATGGATTGAGTGCTTGTGATGTCTTTAGTGAGGTCTAAAGGCGGTGGAAAAGCGGGAAACTGCATCGGTGACGGATTCGTTTCGTTCCTCTATGGCGAAATGCCTGTTCCACGCCTGATAGCAGGCTGAAAAGACGCTTAAATCCTATTCATTCAGGGGGTGATTGAGGCGGGGTGAAAAAACGGGGGTTTTAGCTGTTGTTTGTGGATTGTGAATAAGCTGTGAATTGATGGGATTAACAGCGCCTGGTTTTGGGGAAAAGTGGGCGGTTGCTCTTGGGGCAATTCTCCCCAGATTGTTCACACTCAACCATGAAACGCTGGCGCATCGCAGGGATTAATTTTGAACATTTTCACATGGGCGACCTGCTGCGGCAGTCGTTCGGGCACCCCTCGGCGGAGATCGTGGGCATCTGCGATGAGCAGCCGGAGCGAATGACGGAGGCGGCGGCGAATTTCGGGCTGGGGGCGGATCAGGTCTTCACAGACTACCGTGCCTGCCTGGAGGCGACGAAGCCGGACATCGTGGTGCTGTGCCCGGCGGCTTCCCGGCACGGGGAGTGGGTGGCCAAGGTGGCCCCCTATGGGGTGCACATTTTGATGGAGAAGCCCTTTGCAGCCTCGCTGGCAGAGGCGGATGCGATGGTGGCGGCGATGCAGCCGACGGGGAAGGTGCTGGCGGTGAACTGGCCGCTGGTATGGGATGCGGGGCAGCAGACGGCGCATCGGCTGATCCAGGAAGGGCTGATCGGCGAGGTGCGGGAATTCCATCATCATGGGGGCAACCGGGGGCCGCTGTGCCATGGGGCGGACAAGGCGGAGCACGAGCCGACGGCGGAGGAAAAGGCGGCGAGCTGGTTTTACAGTCGGGAGCAGGGTGGGGGATCGCTGCTGGACTACATGGGCTACGGGGCCACGCTGGGGACCTGGCATCTGGGCAGCCAGGTGCCGCAGGAGGTGACCTGCACCTGGGACCACCCGAACGGGCTGGAGGTGGATGAGCACAGCGTGACGGTGATCCGCTACGCCAAGGGGCTGAGCAAGACGGAGACCCGCTGGGGGACTTTCACGGATCCCTGGACGCACCAGCCGCAGCCGAAGTGCGGTTTTATCCTGCGGGGGTCTGCGGGCACGATCTCCTGCTACGACTATGAGAAGACGCTGTGGGTGCAGACCCGGGCGCGGCCAGAGGGGTATGCGGTGCCGGTGGATGTGATCTCCGCGCCGAACCGGAACCCGATTGAGCACCTGATCCATTCCCTGGAGACGGGGGCCCCGTTGATCGGGCCGCTGACGCTGGAGGTGAGCCGCATCGGCCAGCAGATCGTGGACACGGCGTATCAAAGTGCGCAGCAAAAGCGCACACTGCCTCTGCTGGGTTGATTCCTGGATGACCTTCTGCCATTGCTACGCCCAATGATCCACCCGACCGCCCTGATCCATCCTTCTGCCCAAATTGATCCGACTGCGGAGATTGGCCCTTATGTGATTGTGGATGGCCCGGCAAAGATCGCGGCGGGCTGCCGGATCGAGGCCCAGGCCCAGATCGTCGGGCATGTGGAAATGGGGGCAGGCACGGTGATCGGCCGGGCGGCGATCATTGGCGGAGATCCCCAGGACCTGGGATTCAAGCCGGAGACAGAGTCGGGGGTGATCCTCGGTGCAGGCAATGTTCTGCGCGAGCATGTGACAGTGCACCGGGCGAGCAAGGCGGGGGCTTTCACCCGCATGGGCGATGGCAATTTTCTCATGGCCGGGGCGCATCTGGCGCATGATGTGGTGATGGGGGACAAAAACATCCTGGCCAATGCCTGCCTGCTGGCGGGGCACATCACGGTGGGCAGCCATACTTTCATCGGGGGGGGGGCGGTGTTCCACCAGTTCATGCGCATCGGCGATTACTGCGTGGTGCAGGGCAATGGCGGGTTTGGCAAGGACATCCCGCACTACTGCGCGGCGCACCGGATCAACCGGCTGATGGGGCTGAACGTCATCGGTCTGCGCAGGCAGGGCTTCAGCAAGGAGCAGCGGGCGGAGATCAAGGAACTGTTCAAAATGCTGTTCGTCTCGGGGCTGAATCTGTCCCAGGCGGTGGCGGTGGCTCGTGGGCGGGAATGGACCCCGGCGGCGCAGCGGCTGCTGGATTTTGTCGCCACGCCGAGCAAGCGTGGGATCTGCGCGGTGCGTGCGGGTGGTGGCAGTGAAGAATGATTCTGCCGGGTGGGATTTTTCCCCTGCTTTTTCTTGTCACCCTTGGGGCGGTGGCCTATTGAATGCTCCTGCCGGGTCTGACTCTTCCGTTTTTTGTTGTTCCTGGCTGTTTCTCCCAATCTCTCTGGCATCATGACATTCTCCCGACTGTGCGTCGTTCTCGGCTTTGCAGCTCTGATGGTCGCCCCTGGCTTGCGCGCCCAGGCTGTGCTCGACTCTCTGACGAGCAACCTTAACATTGAGGGTCTGGACACGACCTACGACCCGGAGACGGGACTGGCGACTGCGAAAGGCGATGTACGCATCAGCTACACGGATGTGGAGATCCGCTGCGGCACGGCGAGCTACAATGCGACCACGGGCGAAATCATTGCCCGCGACGGCGTGGTGATCTGGAAGGCGGGCACGACCTACCGGGGTGAAAACATCATTTACAATGCGAACTCCGGCGAACTGAGCGGGGATGGGGTGCGCAGCTCCATGCCCATGGAGATGGGGACGTTCTTTTACGAGACGGACAAGTTTGAGACAGAGACGAAGCTGATCCAGAAGCTGGAAGGCGGCGACACCTACTTCACCACGCATGACGTGCAGAACCCGAACTTCCGCCTGCGGGCGCGCAAGATCACCATCTATCCTGGCGACCGCGTGGTGATGCGGAATGTGACGGTGATCGCCGGAGATACGCCAATCTTTTACTTTCCCTTCATCTCCCAGCCGCTGGCGGAGGAAGTGGGCTACCGTTTCACACCGGGCTTTCAGAGCCGCTGGGGTGGATTCCTCCTGGCGCAGTATGGGGTGATCCACGGGGACCACACGTTGGCGAAGTATCGTCTGGATCTGCGTTCCTCCCGTGGTGTGGGTGTGGGGGCTGATTTCCTGTCCCTGCGGCACAAGGACAACCGCAAGAACTTCGGCAACCTGAAGCTGTATTACCTGCGTGATTCTGACCCGACCAACAACCGCACGGGCGAGGAACGCGGTCCGGTGGGTGAAGATCGTTACCGCATCAATTTCCAGCACCGCATCTACCTGCCTGGGCCGGAGAAGAGCACCTGGTACCTGGACTTTGACATCAACAAGGTCTCGGATGCGCATTTCTATGAAGACTTCTTCTTCAATGACTTCCGTGAAACACCCGAGCCGGAAAACCAGGTCTCGCTGGTGCACACGGACCCAGCCTATGTGGCGACGCTGATGGCGCGCTTCCAGGCGAATGACTTTTACTCGGTGGGCACGCGCCTGCCGGAATTGGCGATTGACTGGACCCGCCGCCAGCTTTGGCATACCGGGATTTATCACCAGGGGACTTTCAGCGCGGGCATCCTGAAGGATGAGCTGGGCGATGAACAGGAGGAGGATTTCAGCAAACTGATCCGTGACGGTCGTGTGGAACTCACCGGTGGTGCGGCTTTGGATCCGGACAGCCGCCGTCGCTATCAGTCCTTTCTGGGACTTGACCCGAGTGGTGGCCTGAGTGCGGCAGATCTGAGCCGGGGTATTGACCTCTTCTCCGCCGTGCTGGAAGGTGCCGGGTATGCACGCGTGCACACTTACCAGGAGTTGCTCTATCCGAAGACGTTCCTCGGCTGGTTGAATGTGACTCCGCGCATTGGCGGTGGGTTGACCCACTATTCCGACATTGAGGGGGACGCGTATTCGAATCTTTCCGACGCCACGCGGACGATCTTCCATGCGGGATTGGATGTGTCGTTCAAGCTGAGCAAAACGTGGAGTGATTTCCAGAAGCCTGAGTGGGGCCTGAATGGGTTGCGCCACGTGCTACAGCCGTATGTGAACCTGTCTTACCTGGATGTGGGAGATTCCCAGATGGAAGGCCTCCAACTGGTGGATCGGCTGTCGCCGACGACGCGCCCGCGTTCGATTGATGTGCCGCTGTTTACCGCTGTGGACAGTCTGGAATCCTGGAACATCGCCCGAATCGGGATGCGCAACCTGTTGCAGACCAAGCGTGACTACACGACCACGAACAACGGCAATTTCTACACGGCCTCCAGCGAGGAGACGCAGACCTACACCTGGGCTGGGCTGAACACCTATGTGGACCTTTTCATGAAGGATCCTGAGTTCGATCGCAGCCTGTCGAACCTTTACAATGAGCTGTTCTGGCGTCCGGTGCCGTGGCTCAATTTCTGGATGGATGCGCAGATCCCGCTGGAAAGCGGTCGCGGTAGCTTCACCGAACTGAACCAGGGCGTGACCTTCATGCCAGCGCGGAACATGCAGTTGACGCTGGGCCACCAGTATGTGAGCGACAGCCCCTACTTTGCGGATTCCAGCCTGGTGTTCTCCCGCATCTACACCCGCCTGACGGATAACTGGGGCTTCTCCATGAACCACATCTTTGAAATGGATGACGGCACGATGGAGTTCCAGAGCTACAGCGTGACGCGCGATCTTTCGAGCTGGGTGGCCTCCGTGGGGGCGATGGTGCGCGATAACCGCGATGGCCTGTCTGACTTCGGCGTGCTGTTCTCGCTGACGCTGAAGGATTTCCCGCAGTTGAGCATCCCGCTGGACATCGACCCGAATCCTTCGGGCCGTGGCGGCAACCAGTAGCGCAGTTTGACCTTGAGAGTGAAGGCCCCAAGGGCACAGTGTGCGGAGCCGTCAGGGCTGGAAGCGCGGTTTCGGGGCCCTGGGGCTGCTGGCTGCGGCCTCTGCGACGACTCCCACCTTTACACATGAAGCTTACCATCATCGGTTCCGGTTACGTCGGACTTACCACAGGGGCCTGCTTTGCCGAAGCGGGGCACCACGTGGTGTGTGTGGACAATGACGAGGCGAAGGTGGCCTCGCTGCTGGCCGGTGAGATCCCGATCTTTGAGCCGGGGCTGGAGGCGCTGGTGAAGAAGAACGTCTCGGCCAAGCGGCTGCGCTTTACCTCCTCGACGGAAGAAGGGGTGGACCATGGCGAGGTGCTTTTCATCGCGGTGCCGACTCCGCCGCAGGCGGATGGCAGTGTGGACCTGAGCTTCATGGAGAAGGTGGCGCGTGAGATCGCGCAGTATCTGACGAGCTACCGGGTGATCGTGGACAAAAGCACGGTGCCGGTGAAGACGGGGGAGCGGGTGGCGCACACCATCCGCCGCCATGCGAAGCCGGGCGTGGAATTCGATGTGGTGAGCAATCCGGAATTCCTGCGTGAGGGCAGTGCGGTGGCGGACCTGATGAAGCCGGACCGGATCGTCATCGGCGGTAACAGTGACCGTGCGCTGGCGCTGATGCAGAAGATCTATGAGCCTTTCATGGCCCCGGTGCTGGTGACGGACATCAACAGTGCGGAGCTGATCAAGCATGCGGCGAACAGCTTCCTGGCGCTGAAGATCAGCTACATCAATGCGCTGGCGGAGATCTGCGAGATCAGCGGGGCGGATGTGCTGAAGGTGGCGGAGGGCATCGGTGCGGATAAACGCATCGGCCGCAGCTTCCTGAATGCGGGCCTGGGCTATGGTGGGTCCTGCTTTCCGAAAGACATCGCGGCCTTCATCGCGATCAGCGAGCAACTGGGCCTGCCCTTCAATTTGCTGAAGGAGGTGCAGAGCATCAATAACCGGCAGATCGACCGGTTTCTGGATGCCATCCGCGAGGCGCTATGGGTGCTGAAGGACAAAAAGATCGCCGTGTGGGGGCTGAGCTTCAAGCCGAACACGGACGATGTGCGCTGCTCTGTCGCGATGACGCTGGTGGAGCGGCTGGTGGCTGAAGGGGCAGTGGTGAGTGCGTATGATCCGAAGGCGATGGACAAGGCGCGCGAGCTGCCGGTGGCCGCCCAGATCCGCCTGACTGAGAGCGCGCTGGAGGCGGCGAAAGAGGCCGAGGTGCTGATCATCGCCACGGAGTGGCCCGAGTTTGCCTCGGTGGATCTGGCCGCGCTGCGCGAGACGATGCACACGCCTTTGATTTTTGACGGACGCAATCTGCTGGACCCTGCGGCAGTGCGTGATTTCGGCTTTCAGTATCGCGGCATCGGCCGGGGTGTGGTGGCTGAGCGCGGCTAGAACGCCGTTTTTGTCCCGTTGATGTGACTGATTTTTTTCCCTTCTGAATCCCTGAAAACCACCCATTCATCCTCCCCTTCGACCAGCGTTCGCAACCATGCGCTGGATGTCCTGACCGATTGGCAAAAATCTGGCCGGTTTGCCACTGAGCTCCTCGATGAGCGTGTGCGCCGTGCCGTGCTTTCGCCGCCGAATGCGGCCTTTCTGCATGACATTGTTTTCACCACGCTGAGGAACCTGAGCCTGCTGGATTTCTGGGCGGACCAGATGACGGAGGGCAAGCACCTGGACCACCGCACGCGGTGGCTGCTGCGCATCGGCCTGTGCCAGCTTTTGCTGCTGGGCGTGCCTTCGCATGCGGCGGTGAATGAGACGGTGGCTGCGGCGGGCCGATCCGGCGCGCTGGTGAATGCGGTGCTGCGGCGTGCGGGCCGTGAGGAGGCGAAGCTGCATGCGATGGTGGAGGGGCTGCCGCTGGCGGTGCGCTACTCCCACCCGGAATTCATGGTGCGCCGCTGGATCAAGATCATGGGCAAGGCCAAGGCGGAGGCGCTGTGCCAGTGGAACCAGGAGCCGCCCCACACCTATGTGCGGCTGAATGCGCTGAATGAGGAGGCGGCTGAACGCCTGGCGAAGATGCCGGAGCTGACGGACGTGGGCGAAGGCTTTTACCAATGTGAAACGGCGCCGCGTGAGGCCCTGAAGCACGGGCTTTGCTATGCGCAGGACCCGAGCACGGCGCATGCCCCGCGCATGCTTTCGCCAAAGCCGGGGGAGATGGTGCTGGATGCGTGCGCGGCCCCGGGTGGCAAGACGGCGCTGCTGGCGGAGATCATGTGCAATGAGGGTCGCATCTTTGCCTGCGACTCTTCCCCGATCCGCCTGACGCGGCTGCGTGAGAACCTGACGCGGCTGAAGGTGCGCATCGCGCAGGTGCATACGTTTGATCTTTTGGGCGATGCGCCGCCGCCGTTTGGCGATGTGCTGTTTGACCGCATCCTGCTGGATGTGCCTTGCTCGAACTCCGGGGTGATGCGGCGCCGCATCGATGTGCGGTGGCGTTTGCAGGAGGAGGAATTCGCGGTGCTGGCGGAGACGCAGCGGCGGATTGTGGAGTCGGCCCTGCGGTTTTTGAAGCCGGGCGGTTCGCTGGTTTACAGCACGTGCAGCATTGATCCGGAGGAGAACCAGGGGGTGATCAAAGCCATCCTGGAGGCGCATCCGGAGCTGGAAATGATCGAGAGTCGGCTGAGTTTCCCGCCGAAGGAGCAGACGGACGGTGCCTTTGCGGCGCGACTGGTGAAGAAGGCATGAGTGAGGCGGCACAGACCCAGCGGGCGGACAAGTGGCTGCACCATGTGCGCCTCTTTAAGACGCGCAGCCTGGCGACGGCGGCCTGTGCGAAGGGGAATGTGACGGTGGATGGGCAGCCGGTGAAGCCGGCGCGGGATTTGCGTGCGGGGGATGTGCTGGAGGTGGTGCGCGGGGACCTGCGACTGCGGGTGCAGGTGCTGGCCTTTGCGCCCCGGCGGCTGAGTGCGCCGCAGGTGGCGGAGTTTTACGAGAACCAGACGCCGCTGGAGTGGATCCAGAAGGCGGCGGAACTGCGCCGACAGAAGTCGCTGGAGACGCCGCCGGAGCACGAGATGCTGACGAAACCGAATAAGCAGCAGATGCGGCAACTGCGCGAGTGGCACGAGCAGAATCACTCGATGTGAGGGGGGCGGGGGGATCGGGGAGTTTTGGACAGGATTGCAGGATTCACAGGAGGGGAGCTTTGAAAAGGTCTGCGGCCCGCGATGGCCCAGCCCAAGGAGCGGGACTTGCCAAGTCCCGTGGTTTGGGAATTGCCGATGGGGTGGATGAGGATGCGTCCTTTGGATGCTGCATCCGTTGTTAGGCCAGGTGATTGCTCTATCTTTTGCCCAATCTCTTTTTGCCATTCTTTGGGGAGACGTGGCGTGAGATGTG
This sequence is a window from Prosthecobacter algae. Protein-coding genes within it:
- the rsmB gene encoding 16S rRNA (cytosine(967)-C(5))-methyltransferase RsmB, with the translated sequence MKTTHSSSPSTSVRNHALDVLTDWQKSGRFATELLDERVRRAVLSPPNAAFLHDIVFTTLRNLSLLDFWADQMTEGKHLDHRTRWLLRIGLCQLLLLGVPSHAAVNETVAAAGRSGALVNAVLRRAGREEAKLHAMVEGLPLAVRYSHPEFMVRRWIKIMGKAKAEALCQWNQEPPHTYVRLNALNEEAAERLAKMPELTDVGEGFYQCETAPREALKHGLCYAQDPSTAHAPRMLSPKPGEMVLDACAAPGGKTALLAEIMCNEGRIFACDSSPIRLTRLRENLTRLKVRIAQVHTFDLLGDAPPPFGDVLFDRILLDVPCSNSGVMRRRIDVRWRLQEEEFAVLAETQRRIVESALRFLKPGGSLVYSTCSIDPEENQGVIKAILEAHPELEMIESRLSFPPKEQTDGAFAARLVKKA
- a CDS encoding RNA-binding S4 domain-containing protein, whose amino-acid sequence is MSEAAQTQRADKWLHHVRLFKTRSLATAACAKGNVTVDGQPVKPARDLRAGDVLEVVRGDLRLRVQVLAFAPRRLSAPQVAEFYENQTPLEWIQKAAELRRQKSLETPPEHEMLTKPNKQQMRQLREWHEQNHSM